The nucleotide sequence CTGCCGGTCGAAATCAGCAACCGCTTCGGCCGCTATTCATCCATCTACTTGCGCTGGCAGCAGGAGGTCCTGCGCCGGGCCGACGCCATCCTGGCAACAGCCCGGCCGGAGCTCATCCTCGCCACCTACCCCCCGGTCGAAAGCCTAGAGATCGGCCTGCGGTTGGCGCAGCTGGCGCGGGTGCCGCTGGTGGCCGATTTTCGCGACGGGCTTCTTTTCGAACCGGTGGAGGCGAAACGCCTGGATCGCTTCGCCTGCTTGCGGCGCCGATATGAACGCATCGAGGCCGAGGTCGTGGCCAAGGCGGCCGCGCTTATCACCGTTTCGCCTTATCTCAGCGCCTATTTCGAAAGCCGCTACGGACCTGGCAACGTCAGCACCATCCCCAACGGCTACGATGAGGACGACCGGCGCGATTTTCCGGCCGGAACGGAATTTGCCGGCAAAGGACTGCATGTCGTTCACGCCGGCAGGATCGCGCTTTCGGATGCCACGCGCTCGCTGCGGCCGTTCGCCGAAGCGGTGGAACGATTGCGCGGCGCCGATCCGGGGCTGGCCGAAAAATTGCACCTGCACTTTATCGGGCGCTTGAGCACCGGGGAAAAGAGGGACTTGGCCCGTTTGCGGCGATCGGGGCTCGCCAGCCTCCACGGCGAAAAAGGGCACGCGGCTTCCCTGGCCATGCAGCGGCAAGCCGATCTGCTGCTGCTGATCACATCGGCGGCGAGGCCGGGCATTGCCCCCGGCAAGCTTTTCGAGTACCTGGCCGTGCAAAAACCGATCCTGGCCCTGGATGACGGAACTTATGCCGGAGAGATCGTCAGGGAATGCGGCGGCGGCTGGGTCGTGCCGGCACGCGACGCGCGGGCGATTGGTGCGATCCTCGAAGAAATCATTCGCGACCGCAGCACACTCGCGGCACGAATCCCCTCAGCCGCGAGCGTGCAGGCCTATTCCGCCACCCGGCAGATGCAGCAGCTAAACGCCCTCCTGTGCCATGTTCTGGCCAGGGCGACCGGCGGCCATGAAGCGTAAAAACCTCTTGTTTCTCCTTGTCCTGGCCCTGCTGCCGCTGCTGGTCTACCTGCCCACGCTGAAGCATGAATTGATCTGGGATTCCAAGCCGGTCATCCTGGAAAACAGCCTGCTGGACGGGGAATTCTCCTGGCTGGCCCCATTCCGTTCCGGCTATTGGGCGTCGACCAGCCAAAAAATGGCGGGCTACGACTACTACCGGCCGCTGATGATCCTCTCCTTCATGATGGAAAAAGCCGTCTGGGGATTAAACCCTTTCCGTTTGCGCCTGGTGAACCTGATTATTTTTATCGCCGGGCTGTTCATCCTTTATTTTTTTCTCGACCGGCAAACCCCTGACGATGGAATCGCCCGAAGCGCCGTTCTGCTCTTCGCCCTT is from Candidatus Aminicenantes bacterium and encodes:
- a CDS encoding glycosyltransferase → MNILLVAYYFPPLVSGGSQRPARMHRHLARLGNQVTVLAPSYTQTDLAGPDLIRVYDPSHNLDRRGLHRLQWFCRRLPVEISNRFGRYSSIYLRWQQEVLRRADAILATARPELILATYPPVESLEIGLRLAQLARVPLVADFRDGLLFEPVEAKRLDRFACLRRRYERIEAEVVAKAAALITVSPYLSAYFESRYGPGNVSTIPNGYDEDDRRDFPAGTEFAGKGLHVVHAGRIALSDATRSLRPFAEAVERLRGADPGLAEKLHLHFIGRLSTGEKRDLARLRRSGLASLHGEKGHAASLAMQRQADLLLLITSAARPGIAPGKLFEYLAVQKPILALDDGTYAGEIVRECGGGWVVPARDARAIGAILEEIIRDRSTLAARIPSAASVQAYSATRQMQQLNALLCHVLARATGGHEA